From the Primulina tabacum isolate GXHZ01 chromosome 15, ASM2559414v2, whole genome shotgun sequence genome, one window contains:
- the LOC142527955 gene encoding uncharacterized protein LOC142527955 — MDVPKTDKYEAVPATASAYLDRHYWDQRFAEEEHYEWFKDYSHFRDLILREIEPNASVLEVGCGNSQLCEELYRDGITELTCIDLSPVAVEKMKQRLSSKGFKEIKVVEADMLNLPFEDECFDVVIEKGTMDVLFVDSGDPWNPEPLTTERVMAMLQGVHRVLKPRGVFISITFGQPHFRRPFFNAPTFTWSLEWRTFGDGFHYFIYILKKGQRSSHEIENIEKIGVPSITLYHEELDDEDYLFRTDVDGI, encoded by the exons ATGGATGTGCCAAAGACTGACAAATACGAAGCCGTTCCGGCCACTGCATCCGCGTACCTCGACCGCCACTACTG GGACCAGAGATTTGCTGAGGAAGAGCATTACGAATGGTTCAAAGACTATTCTCATTTCCGGGATCTTATTCTTCGAGAAATTGAGCCCAATGCTTCG GTATTGGAGGTCGGTTGTGGGAACTCTCAGCTGTGTGAAGAATTGTATAGAGATGGAATTACCGAGCTGACCTGCATTGATTTGTCTCCAGTTGCTGTGGAGAAGATGAAGCAACGATTGTCTTCTAAGGGCTTTAAAG AAATTAAAGTAGTGGAAGCTGACATGTTAAACCTGCCATTTGAAGATGAATGTTTTGATGTTGTTATAGAGAAGGGAACCATG GATGTATTGTTTGTTGACTCGGGTGATCCATGGAACCCGGAACCTCTAACAACAGAGAGGGTTATGGCAATGCTCCAAGGTGTTCATCGAGTTTTGAAACCCCGCGGCGTTTTCATTTCCATCACATTTGGTCAG CCGCACTTCAGGCGTCCTTTCTTTAATGCTCCCACATTTACGTGGTCTCTTGAATGGAGGACATTCGGAGATGGATTTCATTATTTCATTTATATCTTGAAGAAG GGCCAAAGATCATCACATGAGATCGAAAATATCGAAAAGATTGGTGTGCCCTCAATAACTCTTTACCATGAGGAATTAGACGACGAAGACTATTTGTTTCGAACAGATGTAGATGGGATTTGA